In Brachionichthys hirsutus isolate HB-005 chromosome 5, CSIRO-AGI_Bhir_v1, whole genome shotgun sequence, a single genomic region encodes these proteins:
- the LOC137894376 gene encoding splicing factor 3A subunit 2-like, which translates to MWPLGAPPRCTPSVHPRTPRCTNTAPRCTNAPLGAPTQPLGAPPHPSVHQHSPSVHPRTPSVHPLGAPPHPSVHPLGAPPHPSVHQHSPSVHPRTPSVHPRTPRCTPAPPRCTPAPLGAPTQPLGAPPHPLGAPPHPSVHPRTPSVHPRTPRCTNTAPRCKYNSPPPRGPSLSSPPPRGPSLSSPPPPGALPQLPTPPGALPQLPTPPGALPQLPTSPGALPQLPTSPGGPPSAPHLPRGPSLSSPPPRGPSLSSPPPRGPSSSICYEFGLCPEEHCLMTGGPDGPHGPDGPPALESLGM; encoded by the exons ATGTGGCCCCTCGGTGCACCCCCTCGGTGCACCCCCTCGGTGCACCCCCGCACCCCTCGGTGCACCAACACAGCCCCTCGGTGCACCAACGCACCCCTCGGTGCACCAACACAGCCCCTCGGTGCACCCCCGCACCCCTCGGTGCACCAACACAGCCCCTCGGTGCACCCCCGCACCCCCTCGGTGCACCCCCTCGGTGCACCCCCGCACCCCTCGGTGCACCCCCTCGGTGCACCCCCGCACCCCTCGGTGCACCAACACAGCCCCTCGGTGCACCCCCGCACCCCCTCGGTGCACCCCCGCACCCCTCGGTGCACCCCCGCACCCCCTCGGTGCACCCCCGCACCCCTCGGTGCACCAACACAGCCCCTCGGTGCACCCCCGCACCCCCTCGGTGCACCCCCGCACCCCTCGGTGCACCCCCGCACCCCCTCGGTGCACCCCCGCACCCCTCGGTGCACCAACACAGCCCCTCG ATGTAAATACaactccccacccccccggggGCCCTCCCTCAGCTCCCCACCTCCCCGGGGGCCCTCCCTCAGCTCCCCACCTCCCCCGGGGGCCCTCCCTCagctccccacccccccgggggccctccctcagctccccacccccccggggGCCCTCCCTCAGCTCCCCACCTCCCCGGGGGCCCTCCCTCAGCTCCCCACCTCCCCCGGGGGCCCTCCCTCAGCTCCCCACCTCCCCCGGGGGCCCTCCCTCAGCTCCCCACCTCCCCGGGGGCCCTCCCTCagctccccacccccccggggGCCCTCCTCAAG CATATGCTATGAGTTTGGCCTGTGTCCCGAGGAGCACTGCCTCATGACCGGGGGGCCCGACGGCCCCCACGGCCCCGACGGCCCCCCTGCACTGGAGTCATTGGGAATGTGA